One genomic window of Magnolia sinica isolate HGM2019 chromosome 3, MsV1, whole genome shotgun sequence includes the following:
- the LOC131240158 gene encoding uncharacterized GPI-anchored protein At1g61900-like, protein MECFRGITRLKCSLFHQLLLFTIWLSGLQDVVATEKPPPPNSDTPNTFVLSDPPLGLFDPIEISPAVVPRYPYPGEPLSPMYPSFPSTYEPVLTGKCPVNFSTISSIMGKTASDCSAPLAALVGNVICCPQVRSLLHIFQGDHSSGSDTLVLQKAAADDCFTDIIRILASKGANSTIPTLCSIKSSNLTGGSCPVKDITKFEKIVNTSKLLDACSTVDPLKECCRPVCQPAIIEASFRISLRESSLVENANIIGKPTEMDVLNDCKGVVYAWLSRNLPLEAANTAFRILSSCKVNKDCPLEFKEPLAVVKACRDLDSPNPSCCSSLNTYIAAIQKQMLITNRQAINCATLFGSMLQKGGVMTNVYELCDVDLKDFSLQAYGQQGCLLRSLPADVIFDNSSGFSFTCDLSDNIAAPWPSSSSLSSMSLCAPEMSLPALPTSHKSGNPGERRGGVGYVVPIFSFCIFSILF, encoded by the exons ATGGAGTGTTTCAGGGGCATTACTCGTTTAAAAT GTTCTCTGTTTCACCAGCTTTTATTATTCACAATTTGGTTATCTGGTTTGCAAGATGTGGTGGCAACAGAGAAGCCACCTCCGCCCAATTCTGATACTCCTAACACGTTTGTTCTTTCCGACCCACCTCTTGGACTTTTTGATCCCATTGAAATTTCACCTGCGGTGGTTCCTCGTTATCCATATCCTGGGGAACCATTGTCACCAATGTATCCTTCCTTTCCCAGCACGTATGAGCCAGTCTTGACTGGAAAATGCCCAGTAAATTTTTCCACCATCTCAAGTATTATGGGAAAAACAGCATCAGATTGTTCTGCACCTTTAGCGGCACTCGTTGGGAACGTGATATGTTGTCCCCAGGTTAGAAGTCTACTTCACATTTTCCAAGGTGACCACAGCAGCGGCTCAGATACACTTGTTTTGCAAAAAGCAGCTGCGGATGATTGTTTCACAGATATCATTAGGATATTAGCCAGTAAAGGGGCAAACAGTACTATCCCTACACTTTGCtccatcaaatcatcaaatctcaCCGGTGGATCTTGTCCGGTGAAGGATATaactaaatttgagaaaatagtAAACACGAGCAAATTGCTGGACGCCTGCAGCACTGTTGATCCACTTAAAGAGTGTTGCAGACCTGTTTGTCAGCCTGCAATTATTGAGGCCTCATTTCGTATCTCATTAAGAGAATCAAGTCTTGTGGAGAATGCTAATATAATTGGGAAGCCTACTGAGATGGATGTTTTGAACGACTGCAAAGGGGTGGTGTATGCATGGCTTTCTAGGAACCTCCCATTAGAAGCTGCCAACACTGCATTCAGGATACTATCGAGCTGCAAGGTTAACAAAG ATTGTCCTTTGGAATTCAAAGAGCCTTTAGCAGTAGTTAAAGCATGCCGTGATTTAGATTCTCCAAATCCTTCTTGTTGTAGCTCATTAAATACTTACATTGCGGCAATACAGAAGCAGATGCTAATTACAAACAGGCAAGCCATAAACTGCGCGACGTTGTTTGGATCCATGCTTCAGAAGGGTGGTGTTATGACAAATGTCTATGAGCTTTGTGATGTTGACTTGAAAGACTTCAGCCTTCAGG CATATGGACAACAAG GTTGTTTGCTTCGAAGTTTGCCTGCGGATGTCATATTTGACAATTCTTCAGGCTTTAGCTTTACATGTGACCTTAGTGACAATATTGCTGCACCATGGCCTTCTTCATCCTCACTTTCATCCATGTCCCTCTGTGCTCCTG AGATGTCATTGCCTGCATTGCCAACATCTCACAAATCTGGAAATCCTG GTGAACGCCGTGGTGGAGTTGGATATGTTGTGCCCATATTTTCATTTTGCATTTTCAGCATACTGTTTTGA